Proteins encoded by one window of Methanobacterium alcaliphilum:
- a CDS encoding H/ACA ribonucleoprotein complex subunit GAR1 codes for MKILGTISHISNKGNIIARSSQSPALGLPVFTKDNKRIGKVHDVFGPTKKPYVTIKPFRTKNSDVFHDQVGEELYVSTKPVKKWGRKKRKKR; via the coding sequence ATGAAAATATTGGGAACCATTTCACACATCTCCAACAAGGGGAATATTATAGCAAGATCTAGTCAAAGCCCAGCTTTAGGGCTGCCTGTTTTTACTAAGGATAATAAACGAATTGGAAAAGTACATGATGTTTTTGGTCCTACTAAGAAACCTTATGTAACTATAAAACCATTTCGAACAAAAAATTCTGATGTATTCCACGACCAAGTTGGAGAAGAGTTGTATGTTAGCACAAAACCCGTGAAAAAATGGGGGCGTAAAAAACGAAAGAAAAGATGA
- a CDS encoding UPF0104 family protein, producing MSSLENEVQKQDVFDYIRQHKKAIILSFIGVAVLIFAISAFAGLNDILMVLEKTNRWFLALNFALEAGILLLWALRWKMILDVVDESPKYISVMGMLFASLFGNNITPGAAGGEPLRAYILREVKGTPFEIGFASSTADRVFEFMPFVIISILAAILILTWNISIWTRLIVSVLIILSIMFFSVVIYAGVNKEIAQKIALSVAKSVFPFFLKLTRKEIRFSDISQKIIFYINRFTTGFAMALKDRKVLLIGFFLSFGMWGLDIVRMYVCFLAVGVHAPILPVVIIYTIGIMISLLPILPGSLGIREAVLIGLFAVAGISADYVVAASVIDRLASYIAPTLIGAFAAFYYGKIIVSDKKPIEVK from the coding sequence ATGTCTTCTTTAGAAAATGAGGTTCAAAAGCAGGATGTTTTTGATTACATCCGCCAACATAAAAAAGCCATTATCTTATCATTTATAGGGGTAGCAGTACTGATTTTCGCTATTTCAGCTTTTGCAGGGCTAAATGATATTTTGATGGTTTTAGAAAAAACTAATCGCTGGTTCTTAGCACTGAACTTTGCCCTGGAAGCAGGTATTCTTCTATTATGGGCTCTGCGGTGGAAGATGATTTTGGATGTAGTTGACGAATCACCTAAATATATTAGTGTAATGGGAATGCTTTTTGCCAGCCTTTTTGGAAATAATATAACTCCTGGGGCTGCTGGAGGGGAACCATTAAGGGCTTATATATTGCGGGAAGTTAAAGGAACTCCTTTTGAAATAGGATTTGCATCTTCTACTGCGGATAGGGTGTTCGAATTCATGCCTTTTGTTATTATTTCTATACTTGCAGCAATTTTAATTTTAACTTGGAATATTTCTATTTGGACTCGCTTGATTGTTAGTGTGCTTATTATTTTATCTATAATGTTTTTCAGTGTAGTTATTTATGCAGGAGTTAATAAGGAAATCGCTCAAAAAATTGCTTTATCTGTTGCTAAGTCAGTATTCCCATTTTTTTTAAAATTAACTCGCAAAGAAATTCGATTTTCTGATATAAGTCAAAAAATTATTTTTTATATCAATAGATTTACCACGGGATTTGCAATGGCCCTTAAAGATAGAAAAGTGCTTTTAATCGGATTTTTCCTGTCTTTTGGGATGTGGGGTCTGGATATTGTGCGTATGTACGTTTGTTTTTTAGCGGTGGGAGTACATGCACCAATTCTTCCAGTGGTTATAATTTACACTATTGGGATAATGATCTCCCTGCTACCTATTTTACCGGGATCCTTGGGAATACGTGAAGCAGTTTTGATAGGGCTTTTTGCAGTAGCTGGTATTTCTGCGGATTATGTTGTGGCCGCCAGTGTTATTGATAGACTGGCCAGTTATATTGCCCCAACATTGATTGGAGCATTCGCCGCGTTTTACTATGGAAAAATAATTGTCAGCGATAAAAAACCCATCGAGGTTAAATAG
- a CDS encoding DUF211 domain-containing protein — protein MAKGLIRIVLDILKPHDPIIPYYAKYLSELSGVEGVNITLMEIDKETENIKVTIQGNDLNFEEISKAIEDYGGSIHSVDEVVAGRTMVEEVTTPQD, from the coding sequence GTGGCAAAAGGCCTAATTAGAATTGTTTTAGATATATTAAAACCTCATGATCCGATTATACCCTATTATGCCAAATATTTAAGTGAATTGAGTGGTGTTGAAGGTGTAAATATAACTTTAATGGAGATTGACAAGGAAACTGAAAATATTAAAGTTACCATACAGGGCAATGATTTAAATTTTGAAGAGATTTCCAAGGCCATTGAAGATTACGGTGGTTCAATACACAGTGTGGATGAGGTTGTTGCAGGTAGAACTATGGTTGAAGAGGTTACTACACCTCAGGATTGA
- a CDS encoding RraA family protein: MVEKNKLSPSMLRQKFAARKKESSSRDDLDTLRFLSTPQLSDAMNEITGINGVINGLKSLNNQKISGKIVTVRTNDYDWGTSVKAIDEADKGDVLFIFAEGEDNAVWGELTSTAAEMKGLAGTIIYGACRDLDALKKMHYPVFSKKIIPNAGKSLLNGEINMPLEFNGYEVNPGDYVLGDECGVVVVPKPILSEVIEKTSAIKSKEITIRNQLKSGKSLLNILGLD, from the coding sequence ATGGTAGAAAAAAATAAATTATCTCCTTCCATGCTTCGCCAAAAATTCGCCGCAAGAAAGAAGGAATCTTCCAGCAGAGATGATTTAGATACTTTAAGATTTTTATCAACCCCTCAACTCTCAGATGCAATGAATGAAATCACTGGGATTAACGGAGTAATAAATGGTTTAAAATCGCTAAATAATCAGAAAATCAGTGGAAAAATTGTTACCGTAAGAACTAACGATTATGATTGGGGTACTTCGGTTAAAGCAATTGATGAAGCAGATAAAGGGGACGTTCTTTTCATATTCGCCGAAGGTGAAGATAATGCGGTTTGGGGTGAACTAACTTCTACTGCTGCAGAGATGAAAGGGTTAGCAGGTACTATAATTTATGGCGCTTGTAGGGATTTAGATGCACTTAAAAAAATGCATTATCCTGTATTTTCAAAAAAAATAATTCCTAATGCAGGTAAATCTTTATTAAATGGTGAAATTAATATGCCACTTGAATTTAATGGATATGAAGTTAATCCTGGAGATTATGTTCTGGGGGATGAATGTGGAGTAGTGGTTGTCCCTAAACCGATTTTGAGTGAAGTAATTGAAAAGACCAGCGCAATAAAATCAAAGGAGATAACCATTAGAAACCAGCTTAAATCAGGAAAATCTCTTTTAAATATACTGGGCCTAGATTAA
- the dnaG gene encoding DNA primase DnaG: MGKAEEISTTKYLIHAQINANGIVEKPDVVGAIFGQTEGLLSNDLDLRELQKTGRIGRIKVNINSRGGRSKGEIVIPSSLDRVETAILAASLETINRVGPCEAYIQVSKVEDVRAVKRKKVVDRAKEIYAGMMDEVTPESLKMIEEVKEAMRIHEITEFGDERLPAGPNVPSSDAILVVEGRSDVLNLLKHGIKNAIAVEGVSVPRTVAELTKKKTVTAFVDGDRGGELILKELLQVGEIDYVTRAPKGKEVEDLGKDEIMVALRDKVPIEQIYHDLGVKPVEEPKSEDKVVVLKNILAELEGSGNAEILDDTLNILKEVKVENLYDELKRVTNHPYAIVFDGVVSQRLIDIAYEKGIKHIVAIRSGEVIKRPEKIKIITR, encoded by the coding sequence ATGGGAAAAGCTGAAGAAATAAGCACAACCAAGTATCTCATTCACGCTCAAATTAACGCTAATGGAATCGTAGAAAAGCCAGATGTCGTAGGAGCCATATTTGGCCAGACCGAAGGGCTTTTAAGCAATGATTTAGATCTCAGAGAACTTCAAAAAACAGGACGAATAGGTAGAATCAAAGTTAACATCAATTCCCGGGGGGGACGATCCAAAGGGGAAATAGTTATACCATCTAGTCTTGACCGAGTAGAAACTGCTATTCTTGCTGCATCTCTGGAAACTATAAATAGAGTTGGACCTTGTGAAGCATATATCCAGGTTTCCAAAGTAGAAGATGTCCGCGCAGTTAAACGCAAAAAAGTAGTGGATCGGGCAAAAGAAATTTATGCCGGTATGATGGATGAAGTCACACCAGAAAGCCTGAAAATGATCGAAGAAGTCAAAGAGGCTATGCGAATCCACGAAATAACAGAATTTGGAGATGAAAGGCTCCCAGCAGGACCAAATGTTCCAAGTTCTGACGCCATATTAGTCGTGGAAGGCAGATCCGATGTTTTAAATCTTTTAAAACATGGTATTAAAAATGCTATCGCTGTTGAAGGAGTTAGCGTTCCAAGGACTGTTGCAGAACTGACCAAGAAAAAAACAGTTACTGCCTTTGTTGATGGAGATCGTGGCGGAGAACTTATTTTAAAAGAGCTGCTTCAAGTTGGAGAAATCGATTATGTAACTCGAGCTCCAAAAGGAAAAGAAGTTGAAGATTTGGGTAAAGATGAAATTATGGTTGCCCTTAGAGATAAGGTACCTATAGAACAAATTTACCATGACTTAGGCGTGAAGCCAGTAGAAGAACCAAAAAGTGAAGACAAAGTGGTGGTATTGAAAAATATCCTCGCTGAATTAGAAGGTTCAGGTAACGCAGAAATATTAGACGACACTTTAAATATATTAAAAGAAGTGAAGGTCGAAAATTTATATGACGAATTAAAACGGGTAACTAACCACCCTTACGCAATAGTATTTGATGGTGTGGTTAGCCAGCGGCTAATTGATATTGCCTATGAAAAAGGCATTAAACATATTGTTGCCATTAGATCTGGAGAAGTCATTAAAAGGCCAGAAAAGATCAAAATAATTACTCGTTAG
- a CDS encoding ATP-binding protein yields the protein MYINMAKKYLDEIETTKDILIPKDPLDRVIGHEEVISFVRLAAKQKRNLLLVGPPGIGKSLIAQAISFHLSAPTEEIIVVHNPEHPERPFVEAKTSKEMEHEVINIEKAEGELLDPKNVPDGVAERLGFKCIHCGDYNSAYLSICPNCGGDKFSHINARRKHLGDLLGMFEMNSDQINIPQERITTTRITNGREEVVIYERVGGEEIKVLDQKALEKRRQIVEEKPRNIIVPLERKVFVQATGASETELLGDVRHDPYGGHPDLGTQPYERVVPGAIHEAHEGVLFIDEIVHISKLQRFILSAMQEKSFPIVGRNPQSAGSSVKVENVPCDFIFVGACNIVDLQYILPPLRSRIQGEGYEILMNTTMPDSEENENKIAQFTAQEIELDGKIPHATKGAVEELVKEARKRAKVIDDKKDAFTLRLRDLGGVVRMAGDLAVMDNSEYITKSHVHLATKKAISIEDQILKRYHTFENALQKDLSSSQRIMNPPKDYHNENVDRSYM from the coding sequence ATGTACATAAACATGGCAAAAAAATATCTAGATGAAATAGAAACTACCAAGGATATTTTAATACCAAAAGACCCACTCGATAGAGTTATAGGTCATGAAGAAGTTATTTCTTTTGTTAGACTTGCAGCCAAGCAAAAAAGGAATCTGCTGTTAGTCGGCCCCCCAGGTATAGGCAAATCACTTATTGCCCAGGCCATCTCTTTTCATTTATCAGCCCCTACAGAAGAGATAATAGTCGTCCATAATCCAGAACATCCCGAAAGGCCATTTGTAGAAGCTAAAACAAGCAAAGAAATGGAACATGAAGTAATAAATATAGAGAAAGCTGAAGGAGAATTACTGGATCCTAAAAATGTTCCTGATGGTGTGGCTGAAAGACTCGGATTTAAATGCATCCACTGTGGGGATTATAATAGTGCTTATTTAAGTATATGCCCTAACTGTGGAGGGGACAAGTTTTCACATATAAATGCCCGTCGAAAGCATTTAGGTGATCTTTTAGGTATGTTCGAAATGAATTCTGATCAAATAAACATTCCTCAAGAAAGAATCACAACTACTCGCATTACTAATGGTCGTGAAGAAGTAGTTATCTATGAAAGAGTTGGTGGAGAAGAAATTAAAGTTCTTGATCAAAAAGCTCTGGAAAAAAGGCGTCAAATAGTTGAAGAAAAACCTAGAAATATTATTGTTCCATTAGAACGGAAAGTATTTGTACAAGCAACAGGGGCCAGTGAAACCGAATTACTGGGGGATGTTAGACATGATCCCTACGGAGGACACCCTGATTTAGGAACACAGCCTTACGAAAGAGTAGTTCCAGGCGCAATACATGAAGCGCACGAAGGTGTGCTATTTATTGATGAAATAGTGCATATATCAAAATTACAACGCTTTATCCTATCTGCTATGCAGGAAAAATCATTTCCAATTGTAGGGCGGAACCCTCAAAGTGCAGGAAGTTCTGTTAAAGTGGAAAATGTTCCATGCGACTTTATTTTTGTAGGAGCATGTAATATTGTAGATTTACAGTACATATTACCTCCTTTAAGGTCCAGAATTCAAGGCGAAGGCTATGAAATTCTAATGAACACTACCATGCCTGATAGTGAAGAGAATGAGAATAAAATAGCACAGTTTACAGCTCAAGAAATTGAATTAGATGGCAAAATACCTCACGCTACAAAAGGTGCGGTTGAAGAACTTGTCAAAGAAGCCCGGAAAAGAGCTAAAGTTATTGATGATAAAAAAGACGCTTTTACTCTACGGCTGCGAGATCTTGGCGGAGTTGTAAGGATGGCTGGAGATCTAGCAGTTATGGACAATAGTGAGTATATAACCAAAAGTCATGTGCATTTAGCTACAAAAAAGGCCATATCCATTGAAGACCAAATTTTAAAAAGATATCATACTTTTGAAAACGCACTGCAAAAAGATTTATCCAGTTCTCAAAGAATAATGAATCCACCCAAAGATTATCATAACGAAAACGTTGATCGCAGTTACATGTAG
- the xerA gene encoding site-specific tyrosine recombinase/integron integrase, whose translation MNHYSQKTGNPTTFHSEGFSESFSSHSNDDERKTLLEVYDFPDMIEEYLIELEIRNYSRNTIKTYKSIVNGFHTFLLNEKDLYDERRVLRSFKRYIQYLKREKNVSQNYIYLVTVVVKKFFEFNNIYILNEVKTPKRTKSLPKSLNETEVMNLINAMDCNGNNGNDSPQQVSNKLRNKVILALLYSSGLRVSELVSLKSDDVDLSDRTIRIRGKGEKDRIVLFDEKTKILMENYFEIRLNKGDHLFLNRFGDPISPRYVQMMIKKYAESAGIKKKVTPHILRHSFATHLLKNGVDIRAIQQLLGHSNLSTTQIYTSVDMQTLRNVYDRAKQ comes from the coding sequence ATGAATCACTATTCCCAAAAAACTGGAAATCCAACCACATTTCACTCTGAAGGTTTTTCTGAATCTTTTTCATCCCATTCCAATGATGACGAGAGAAAAACTTTATTAGAAGTTTATGATTTTCCAGACATGATTGAAGAATATCTCATTGAGCTGGAAATCAGAAATTACTCCCGCAATACCATAAAAACATATAAATCTATTGTAAATGGATTCCACACTTTTTTATTAAATGAAAAAGATTTGTATGATGAACGGAGAGTTTTAAGATCATTTAAAAGATACATACAATATCTTAAACGAGAAAAAAATGTATCTCAAAATTATATTTACTTAGTTACAGTAGTGGTAAAAAAATTCTTTGAATTCAACAACATTTATATCTTAAATGAAGTTAAAACTCCCAAAAGAACTAAATCACTGCCTAAATCCCTGAATGAAACTGAAGTGATGAATTTAATAAATGCTATGGATTGTAATGGCAATAATGGTAATGATTCTCCCCAACAAGTTAGCAATAAGCTTAGAAATAAGGTTATTTTAGCATTACTTTATTCTTCAGGCCTAAGAGTTTCTGAACTTGTTTCTCTAAAAAGTGATGATGTGGATTTAAGTGATAGGACTATCCGAATCAGAGGAAAAGGAGAAAAAGATCGTATTGTCCTCTTTGATGAGAAAACTAAAATATTAATGGAGAATTATTTTGAAATAAGATTAAATAAAGGAGATCATCTTTTTTTGAATCGTTTTGGTGATCCAATATCTCCCAGATATGTCCAGATGATGATCAAAAAATATGCCGAAAGTGCTGGGATTAAAAAGAAGGTTACACCTCACATTTTAAGACATTCATTTGCAACGCACCTTTTAAAAAATGGGGTGGATATTAGGGCCATACAACAACTCTTAGGAC
- a CDS encoding toprim domain-containing protein, producing the protein MSLRRLLHLSEELEKLKYYSEQGVPIIIEGRKDEKALKDLGIEGYFIKVSGTPLNLFEIAEIAAKSSKVIILTDFDKKGNQLAKRLSQDIQSLGSNPDMQIRRKIMGMTRKYIKDIQSLPKHVSRLELEVCPYGCCW; encoded by the coding sequence ATGAGTTTAAGGAGATTGTTACATTTAAGTGAAGAACTCGAGAAACTCAAATACTATAGCGAACAAGGAGTGCCTATCATTATAGAGGGCAGAAAAGATGAAAAAGCTCTTAAAGACTTGGGCATAGAAGGTTATTTCATAAAAGTTTCAGGAACACCTTTAAATCTCTTTGAAATCGCTGAAATTGCGGCCAAATCATCAAAAGTAATCATTCTTACGGATTTTGATAAAAAAGGCAATCAATTAGCTAAAAGACTATCACAAGATATACAGAGTTTGGGGTCTAATCCCGATATGCAAATTAGGCGCAAAATCATGGGCATGACCCGTAAATACATCAAAGATATACAGAGTCTTCCTAAACATGTGAGTCGACTTGAGCTTGAAGTTTGTCCCTATGGATGCTGTTGGTAA